TATGATGTGTTATCTACTAGTTTGATCATTAATCTGTCAAACATGTCTGCACTATCATTGTTTGCTATCATATCCTTGAATCTTGTTGCTTTAAGTGATTGGATTTTATTTTGAATGTTTCTCTTAATATCGTGGGGGGATGTGAACATTCTTTTAGTGATATCTTCATATCTACTTTCATCACCGAGTCTTTTAGTTACCCTCATGGATACTATCTTGTCAAAGTAGAAGTTATTAATACCAGCATTTACTTTTTCCCAGTCACGGTTGTCTATTTCCATGAAAACAAATTTATTATCCTTAATTAGGAAGAAACCATCATATCTGTTAGTATAATCAGGTCTGAGGTATATATTAAATGTTTTATGTTTAGCACGTATATCTTCTAATGCATTGAAACGTTTCATACTGGTAAGGAAGTAGTCTTCATCCTTGATTCCGAATTCCTCTGCAAGTTTATCATATCGTGCAAGAACTTCATTACGTTTAGCATTCCATTCTCTTTGTTTAGCAGAAATGGATGCACCATTTTCTAGTTTATAGCCACATTCACGACAGAAGTTTGTGTTTTTATCATTTTTTGCCCCGCATTTTGGACAAATGTCCGATGGGGTCTCCGTTTTATCTACTTTTTCTCCACAATTGAAACAGAAATTTGATCCAGTGACTTCTGCTCCACAGTTAGGACACTTTACCATAGTGAATCACTAGTTACCTTCAAAATCTTTCAATGTCTTTTTAATTCTGTTTTCCCAGGATTTTTCTTCCATATCTTTAACAGTAGAATCCAGGTTACTTGAAACATTAGAAATAGAACTATTCAATGCATTAATCTTATTATCCATAATATCTAATTCTAATTTCATGAATCCTTTTTCAATGTCCTTATATATTTGAGAATTATCCTCATTAATCATTTCAACATCTGACTGCTCATTAAGCATATCCATTAATCTTAAAAATACATGCTCCTGATGTTGTTTCTCATACTCCTTTATATCTGCACCACTATAGATCTTGTCTAATAACATCTTTATAACATTAATAAAATCCTGTCTATCAGAGTGGTCGTTAACATTATTTGGAAGAATATCTGTTTTAAGTAAAAATACAGAATCAACTTCTTCATTATTTTTTAAAACTAAGGAGTATCCCTTCTGTTGAATATAAACTAGAGCAATAGATTTATTATCATATATATCAAGTTCTACTTTACTAAATTCTTTTGGGATTGATAAATAATCCAAATTACGTACTAGCATTTTTATCATCTCTTTAACATAAACTTATAAAATTACTGCTGTTATGATTAAAATAATGATTTTAATTTAATCTTTTTAAAATCAAAAACATTTTACTAAGAATCATACATTTGTAGCTTCTATTTTTATTTTTATTACACACAAGATATAAACATTACCCTAAACATGCTAATATCCACCATATAATTACAGAATAGTCAAAAATAAAATCCTCAAACAAAAAACAAGAAAGATAACCTTAACATAAGTTCTTTACCAGCACATCCAAAAATAACGGATTAAAATTTAGAAAATCATTAAGAAAAATAAAATTCCTTTCACAAATTAATAAAGATATTTACAAGATCAATTATAACCAGCAGGATATATCCCTCCTAGAAAAAGAAATCGATGTACAATACCTACAAGAATTCAAGAATGAATGGTATATTAATTAAAAAATATAAATACTTAATTAGATTAATTAAAAAATTTTAAGGAGTATGCATTATGGCAGATGAGGAAAAACGGTTGGTTTCATATACTGAAATTAACTATGTTGATTTATATGAAACAAGAGCAGTAAGACATGGTACTGGAGTGAGTTATGGTAAAAAAGGTGCAAGAGTTTATGGAGGAAGAAGTAACTCCACTCAGGAATGGACTAATTTAGGACGAGGTACTTTAACTTTATCAGGAAATAAAGTATTTTTTGTAGGTGGGGGACAATCAAGAACAATACAGATTAATAAAATAAATCAAATACTCACAGATCCTAATAATTCAGTAATAGAAATTAGTGTAAGTAATCGTCAAAAAAGTATGAGATTTGCTTTTCCTGGAAGAACACCTAAAGATGCAGAGAACGTTGCAAATGCAATTTTATCAGGACAAACCTCTGTAGTTATTACAGAACTTACAAA
This genomic interval from Candidatus Methanosphaera massiliense contains the following:
- a CDS encoding zinc ribbon domain-containing protein encodes the protein MVKCPNCGAEVTGSNFCFNCGEKVDKTETPSDICPKCGAKNDKNTNFCRECGYKLENGASISAKQREWNAKRNEVLARYDKLAEEFGIKDEDYFLTSMKRFNALEDIRAKHKTFNIYLRPDYTNRYDGFFLIKDNKFVFMEIDNRDWEKVNAGINNFYFDKIVSMRVTKRLGDESRYEDITKRMFTSPHDIKRNIQNKIQSLKATRFKDMIANNDSADMFDRLMIKLVDNTSYEIRLPSYEFGQDLVALYESLRDRPQQVIVQNQNTEPSKAQQIKEYQELLEMGSITQEEFDKIKEKILFE
- a CDS encoding CFI-box-CTERM domain-containing protein; amino-acid sequence: MADEEKRLVSYTEINYVDLYETRAVRHGTGVSYGKKGARVYGGRSNSTQEWTNLGRGTLTLSGNKVFFVGGGQSRTIQINKINQILTDPNNSVIEISVSNRQKSMRFAFPGRTPKDAENVANAILSGQTSVVITELTKAPSGCYIATFVYGDYNAKQVLFLRDYRDNVLLHNTLGKIFVDFYYKISPFLVKHFGNNIFRTTSKIILDKIIKRLQK